In the genome of Podospora pseudocomata strain CBS 415.72m chromosome 2 map unlocalized CBS415.72m_2.2, whole genome shotgun sequence, one region contains:
- a CDS encoding uncharacterized protein (EggNog:ENOG503NZXQ; COG:I) — protein MAETTNPRAELPVDVFSIIERTCSVFSLLGSVLVIGTFCASKAFHKPINRLVFYASFGNLMTNAATLMARSFITNPRSAGCQFQGFLIQMFMPADTFWTLAMAVNVYLTFYFKFDGARLRKMEIPYLLCCYGIPFIVALTFIFIETPEKGKMYGNATLWCWVSPRWDIFRIATFYGPIWIVILITFFIYIRAGREIYKKHKQLRNFSTSHHDHEPITEDPFSSVKTTEVSVTSEVIDKSLATLGIVQSGNEQPKAPNAAYSVHISSNKRAPERDSYGDIPPTTQTNITMDPPTRNATAGANPLRRRAAYEANNATWSYTKCSILFFTAMLVTWIPSSANRVYSVVHREQASLPLEYMSAFVLPLQGFWNAIIYVVTSWRACQLLWEDTKAWFGHKDQHSHGDGSFQMMSSGRNAFKNSDKTYETESMTELAGSASHAEDRSPIEPPSNTLGRD, from the exons ATGGCCGAAACAACCAATCCCCGGGCCGAGCTCCCGGTCGATGTGTTCAGCATCATTGAGCGCACCTGCtccgtcttctccctcctcggctcAGTCCTTGTGATTGGCACCTTTTGCGCCTCCAAAGCGTTCCATAAACCCATCAACCGTCTAGTATTCTATGCCTCGTTTGGCAATCTCATGACCAATGCTGCCACGTTGATGGCTCGGTCCTTCATCACGAATCCAAGATCGGCTGGCTGCCAATTCCAGGGATTTCTTATTCAAAT GTTCATGCCCGCTGATACATTTTGGACATTGGCCATGGCGGTCAATGTGTATTTGACCTTTTATTTCAAGTTTGATGGAGCTCGGTTACGAAAGATGGAAATCCCCTATCTTCTTTGCTGCTATGGGATTCCCTTCATCGTCGCCCTCACCTTCATCTTCATTGAGACCCCGGAAAAAGGCAAGATGTATGGGAACGCAACGCTGTGGTGCTGGGTGAGCCCTAGGTGGGACATTTTCCGCATTGCGACGTTCTACGGACCGATCTG GATTGTTATTCTCATCACCTTTTTCATTTACATCCGCGCTGGCCGCGAAATCTACAAGAAACACAAGCAACTCCGTAACTTTAGCACCAGTCACCACGACCACGAACCGATCACAGAGGACCCCTTCAGCTCGGTCAAGACCACCGAGGTTTCGGTTACCTCTGAAGTCATTGACAAAAGTCTTGCAACTTTGGGCATCGTACAAAGCGGAAACGAACAACCGAAAGCACCGAATGCCGCCTACTCAGTTCACATATCATCTAACAAGCGAGCTCCTGAGCGGGACTCTTACGGCGATATACCGCCGaccacccaaaccaacaTCACAATGGATCCTCCGACACGCAACGCCACCGCTGGGGCTAACCCACTCCGCCGTCGAGCTGCCTATGAAGCCAACAATGCGACCTGGTCCTACACAAAGTGCTCCATCCTATTTTTCACCGCCATGCTTGTTACATGGATTCCTTCTAGCGCCAACCGCGTATATTCTGTCGTCCATAGGGAGCAAGCGTCGCTTCCACTTGAATACATGTCCGCCTTTGTGCTTCCTCTCCAAGGTTTTTGGAACGCCATCATCTACGTCGTCACATCGTGGAGAGCGTGTCAACTGCTGTGGGAGGATACCAAGGCCTGGTTTGGACACAAGGATCAGCATTCCCACGGCGATGGTTCCTTCCAGATGATGAGCAGCGGACGGAACGCATTCAAGAACAGTGACAAGACGTACGAGACAGAAAGCATGACGGAGTTGGCGGGGTCGGCATCACACGCCGAGGATCGGTCTCCCATTGAGCCACCTTCAAACACGCTGGGTCGAGATTGA
- a CDS encoding uncharacterized protein (BUSCO:EOG09261OXD; EggNog:ENOG503NUC2; COG:K), producing MAEDTPSEAPAAPATTTTTTSTNESVNKFQNAISQWRSLDFTSLVSTLDNTASEIVAYQRDSTVQRKDLASKTKEFRKLDDASKLSEVKGLLKAYQTFIDLLTNHSKSVNSAFLHAYTSLSEAPDPYPLLEASVDSMLVSEDTLPKLSQENEHLQKTVSSLTTQLEETETRLQIERDLRKGLEENLETKVKEVEASWTAVLEEKQDNWAAKEKALEDKVENQDRLLNEIKASYEVNQRLGKGNGEEGQGGHVTSAELEMVHSDLERTSARLAEVEARNEQMRLELAQAKSQVPTQAAISLEDDPGYMRMRSENSSLIRKLEAARVDKEGLKRGLDTKLRALEREVGLLKEERDSLKAKVQKWSDYDEVKQELEVLKSIEFATGDDDEVRDMSTDQSGGQGKDTLEQLLLARNKKLGDELTILRVSHQDLQSRLQNLQEELSRTNAELEKSQNLNEKLENELSTIQAEAPNAFPSGASVAGTYVSRYAPSMAPGRRPGGGNGRTSPTSSIISGFNPGGGGFEDRPTGGSSGGGILPMITAQRDRFKKRNAQLEQELNETHKTVSQLRQEIAALQRDNLNLYEKTRYVSTYNRAGPAVGALTSSSSAYSNPNPSSVSIGGGGGGAQSPGIALDRYRKAYESNISPFAAFRGRESARAYRGLSFPERVVYSVTRMVLATRASRNLFAVYCVVLHMMVFYSLFWMGTGDVDRRVVAAAAVEVARNLGGAAEDVGDGGGGGSGGGPGSLSEQGFQT from the exons ATGGCAGAAGACACCCCATCAGAAGCTCCCGCCGCGCCGgcgaccacgacgacgacaacgtcAACCAATGAATCAGTCAACAAGTTCCAAAACGCCATCTCGCAATGGAGAA GTCTCGATTTCACGAGCCTTGTCTCGACCCTCGACAACACAGCCTCCGAAATCGTTGCCTACCAGCGAGACTCGACAGTACAGAGAAAAGACCTTGCGTCAAAGACCAAAGAATTCCGAAAGCTGGATGATGCGAGCAAGCTTTCTGAAGTCAAGGGTTTGCTAAAGG CCTACCAGACGTTCATTGATCTTCTAACCAACCATTCGAAATCTGTCAACTCGGCCTTTTTGCACGCCTATACCTCCCTATCCGAAGCTCCCGATCCGTACCCATTGCTCGAGGCCTCGGTCGATTCTATGCTGGTGTCTGAAGACACCTTACCGAAGCTTAGTCAGGAGAACGAACACCTTCAGAAAACAGTGTCAAGCTTGACTACCCAGCTCGAAGAGACCGAAACGAGACTGCAAATAGAGCGCGACttgaggaaggggttggaaGAGAACTTGGagaccaaggtcaaggaggttgaggcaTCCTGGACTgcggtgctggaggagaagcaggacAACTGggctgccaaggagaaggcgttggaggacAAGGTCGAGAACCAGGATCGTCTTTTGAACGAGATCAAGGCCAGCTATGAAGTCAACCAGCGGTTGGGCAAGGGCaatggagaagagggtcaAGGGGGCCATGTCACGAGCGcagagctggagatggtgcACTCGGATTTGGAGCGCACCAGCGCACGGCTTGCCGAGGTTGAGGCTCGCAACGAGCAGATGAGGCTGGAGCTGGCTCAAGCCAAGTCACAGGTTCCTACACAAGCTGCAATTTCATTGGAAGACGACCCGGGGTATATGAGGATGAGATCAGAGAATTCATCACTTATTCGAAAGCTGGAGGCGGCGCGCGTGGATAAGGAAGGGCTCAAGCGAGGTCTCGATACTAAACTGCGCGCTTTGGAGCGTGAAGTTGGCTTACTCAAAGAAGAGCGGGACAGTTTGAAGGCCAAGGTGCAAAAATGGAGTGATTATGACGAAGTAAAGCAAGAGCTGGAAGTGCTGAAGAGCATCGAGTTTGCCActggcgatgatgacgaagtACGAGACATGTCCACAGACCAGAGCGGCGGACAAGGCAAAGACACCCTTGAGCAGCTCCTTCTTGCGCGCAACAAGAAGCTGGGCGACGAACTCACCATTCTCCGAGTGTCACACCAAGACCTTCAATCCAggctccaaaacctccaagAGGAGCTCTCCCGGACCAatgctgagctggagaagtCCCAGAACCTCAACGAAAAGCTCGAAAACGAGCTCTCGACCATCCAAGCCGAGGCACCCAACGCGTTTCCTTCAGGCGCCTCCGTAGCAGGGACCTACGTCAGCCGTTACGCACCTTCAATGGCGCCAGGCCGAAGACCAGGCGGAGGCAATGGGcgcacctcccccacctcctccatcatcagcgGGTTCAACCCCGGCGGAGGCGGCTTTGAAGACAGACCCACgggcggcagcagcggcggtggCATCCTACCCATGATCACGGCCCAGCGTGACCGCTTCAAGAAGCGCAACGCCCAGCTCGAGCAAGAACTAAACGAAACCCACAAAACGGTCTCGCAGCTCCGTCAGGAAATCGCCGCTCTGCAACGCGACAATTTGAATCTCTATGAGAAAACCCGCTACGTATCTACTTACAACCGTGCCGGGCCAGCGGTGGGGGCTTtgacgtcgtcgtcatcggccTATTCCAACCCGAACCCAAGTTCGGTGTCTatcggtggaggaggagggggcgcaCAAAGCCCGGGGATAGCGCTGGACCGGTACCGCAAGGCGTACGAGTCTAATATCTCTCCGTTTGCGGCGTTtagggggagggagtcggCGAGGGCGTATAGGGGGTTGAGTTTCCCCGAGAGGGTGGTGTATTCGGTCACGAGGATGGTGCTGGCCACGAGGGCGAGCAGGAATTTGTTTGCGGTTTATTGTGTTGTTTTGCATATGATGGTGTTTTATAGCTTGTTTTggatggggacgggggaTGTGGATAGGCGGGTtgttgcggcggcggcggtggaggttgcgAGGAATTTGGGGGGTGCGGCggaggatgttggggatggaggaggaggggggagtggaggggggcCGGGGAGTTTGTCGGAACAGGGGTTTCAGacctga
- a CDS encoding uncharacterized protein (EggNog:ENOG503NY1E; COG:U; BUSCO:EOG09263OZR), whose product MASEPHRNHRATTAPPGIGPFDLRPLLHGVPLSENGDEEDIQINCVEYLDGNLYVGTTASELLHFFGIPPDPADPNQNPTFILASRLKPASSDTNGASNGSRPGVQQILLLPRVAKACVLCNSTVSFYSLPELSPVFGTTVRNCNWIGGVDLNEDLTGPGHGRSGSVTILLHLNRKIRVVRIGDDAPRVYRTIDYAGSTLSVRRDSFACVADSRSYALVDIDRQLKIPLMSISSLDDSQPGGPFGQAQNIAGPPDGGLFRSASTASPRPPPDAHGHSRSTSLGDFISRGIQRRQGETEDPIFQDTDAPTPTRSPAPGEDGPNRAQQNRSPQPQAVSAAQAAGANPPSRTMSPARPETVLLKPLIVSPTTEEFLLVTGTGPLDPGIGMFVNLDGDPTRPTLEFDRYPREIVVDGGLIDPSSSRPSLGEAEEGYVLASMAKEFEDGLHNGLEIQRFDVNVGEDEPEKWWLEVDNTVSNEAPGNTPIGIHSLLQSEEMHFEQIVQRLCQRRFSPFRGQSTTPTVSLKSNDSRTALSLQRLTQEQELFNRDESDDEVLPPEWETNRNKEGEDFVRRLAKTSSRLAVWAGANIWWAVRNPLLVQLEAALDAAASREQQSQPTTLETRLRIFSLLETIKGREPKMELEFMTLGYIKQRASVMLLVAFLTSTETPFTEGQTAAMEEHLLDGDLDARVVLSLIPALRNEIIVSRRGIWIYGGIKTVVEEYISREQDGLENQGVSSLALNVLQFLRRFLTATRKKKGFGSVSDEVFRTVDASLLVVLLELDKETPLGQLGRSGSVRKELYDLVDHGVDCFDRAVDLLETYQRLFVLSRLYQHKKMAGEVLATWRRIMEGEEDKGGELGDGEQRIRSYLSNISNQALVQQYAIWLAARNPKLGVQVFADEKGRFPRFEHGQVVALLREEAPNAVAYYLEHLVFGKGNTAYVNELITYYLDIVITDLQSSEETREMVAASYEAYRALHPPKPTYIRFLSDNTPPNSEVWQSRLRLLQLLSGGHDYKATAIRARIDDSLSTIPQPNGHEDSNNNGVNTLRHQLLVPESIILAGRARQHRDALRLLIHRLGDYDTAVSYCIRGGAALSPGSRNKRRDSDSSLPPTYEEQVQLFKSLLGEFLALEDPEERVERTGNLLERFGGWFDILEVLEVIPDGWPVETIAEFLVSGLRRLVAERCEGLVARALSGTENLRVGFEFVERVREKGAVVEYPEGGRGGGNGGEEEGEEMIHGGDVLGGESWGEYVQAGGRLGG is encoded by the exons ATGGCATCTGAACCGCACAGGAACCACAGGGCAACCACAGCGCCGCCTGGTATAGGACCCTTCGATTTGCGCCCGCTGCTCCATGGCGTCCCCCTGTCGGAAaatggtgacgaggaggatatccAGATCAACTGCGTGGAATACTTGG ACGGAAACCTCTATGTTGGCACTACTGCTTCTGAATTGCTTCACTTCTTTGGCATCCCACCAGACCCCGCCGACCCGAACCAAAATCCCACGTTTATCCTCGCCTCGCGACTGAAACCAGCATCCTCAGATACCAACGGCGCATCGAATGGCTCACGGCCTGGTGTCCAGCAGattctcctgctgccccgCGTCGCCAAGGCATGTGTGTTGTGCAACTCAACCGTATCATTCTATTCACTTCCAGAACTAAGCCCAGTGTTTGGAACCACGGTCAGGAATTGCAATTGGATCGGTGGAGTTGATCTGAACGAGGACTTGACTGGGCCGGGGCACGGCAGATCAGGATCTGTCACGATACTACTGCACTTGAACCGCAAGATCAGAGTAGTGAGGATTGGAGATGATGCTCCACGTGTATACCGAACCATCGACTATGCCGGGAGCACACTATCTGTGCGTAGGGACTCGTTTGCATGTGTGGCGGACTCGAGAAGCTATGCATTGGTGGATATCGATCGGCAGCTGAAGATCCCGCTCATGAGCATATCATCACTTGACGACTCACAGCCAGGAGGTCCCTTCGGGCAGGCCCAAAACATTGCTGGGCCGCCAGATGGAGGTCTTTTCAGGAGTGCTTCTACAGCCTCGCCTCGGCCACCTCCTGATGCACATGGGCATTCTAGGAGCACAAGCTTGGGCGATTTCATCTCGAGGGGTATACAACGACGGCAAGGGGAAACTGAAGATCCTATCTTCCAAGATACTGATGCGCCAACACCGACGCGCAGCCCGGCGCCAGGAGAAGATGGCCCAAATCGGGCCCAGCAGAACCGATCACCGCAGCCCCAGGCGGTATCAGCAGCACAAGCTGCCGGTGCAAATCCACCTTCCCGAACAATGTCACCAGCAAGGCCTGAGACTGTATTGTTGAAACCTCTCATAGTATCACCAACTACAGAAGAGTTTCTTCTCGTGACGGGCACCGGCCCTCTTGACCCGGGTATTGGCATGTTTGTGAATCTCGACGGTGATCCAACAAGGCCGACGTTAGAATTCGACAGGTATCCACGTGAAattgtggttgatggtggactTATTgacccgtcatcatcacgcCCATCTCTTGGTGAGGCAGAGGAAGGCTATGTTCTTGCGTCCATGGCTAAAGAGTTCGAGGATGGGTTGCATAATGGGCTGGAAATTCAACGCTTTGATGTGAAtgttggcgaggacgagCCAGAAAAAtggtggttggaggtggacaaCACAGTTTCGAACGAGGCGCCAGGAAATACACCAATAGGCATCCACTCTCTGCTGCAGAGCGAGGAGATGCACTTTGAGCAGATTGTACAACGGCTGTGCCAGAGACGATTCTCGCCATTCAGGGGACAATCTACCACACCAACGGTATCGCTAAAAAGTAACGACTCCCGCACCGCGCTTTCCCTTCAACGGCTAACACAGGAACAAGAACTCTTCAACCGTGATGAGTCGGATGACGAGGTGCTCCCACCAGAATGGGAGACTAATCGCAATAAAGAAGGCGAGGACTTTGTCCGGAGGCTGGCGAAGACCTCATCCAGACTAGCCGTATGGGCTGGGGCGAATATATGGTGGGCGGTTCGAAATCCTCTGCTTGTGCAATTAGAGGCTGCCTTGGACGCAGCAGCATCACGGGAGCAGCAGTCTCAGCCAACCACGCTTGAAACCAGATTACGGATATTCTCACTTCTAGAGACTATAAAGGGGCGGGAACCGAAGATGGAGCTTGAATTTATGACGCTGGGGTATATCAAGCAGCGGGCTAGCGTCATGCTTCTTGTTGCCTTTCTGACGTCGACAGAGACACCTTTCACCGAAGGTCAGACGGCAGCAATGGAAGagcatcttcttgatggcgacTTGGACGCTAGAGTTGTCTTGTCGCTTATACCCGCTCTCCGGAACGAGATCATTGTCAGCAGACGAGGAATCTGGATATATGGGGGCATCAAAACTGTCGTGGAGGAGTATATATCCCGTGAACAGGATGGATTAGAGAATCAGGGCGTCAGTTCATTGGCGCTCAATGTCCTCCAGTTTCTTCGCCGGTTCCTCACGGCAAccaggaaaaagaaggggtTTGGGAGCGTATCTGATGAGGTCTTCAGAACTGTTGATGCATCTCTTCTTGTGGTACTTCTAGAGCTGGACAAGGAAACGCCCTTGGGTCAGCTCGGAAGAAGCGGCTCTGTCCGCAAGGAACTTTATGATCTTGTTGATCATGGTGTGGATTGTTTCGACCGCGCGGTGGACTTACTAGAGACCTACCAGAGACTTTTTGTGCTCAGCCGTCTCTACCAACACAAGAAAATGGCAGGCGAAGTTCTTGCAACATGGAGACGCATcatggaaggggaagaggacaaGGGCGGCGAGCTTGGGGATGGCGAGCAACGGATCCGGAGCtacctctccaacatcagcaaccaGGCTCTTGTCCAGCAATATGCCATCTGGCTGGCCGCCCGCAACCCCAAGCTCGGTGTTCAAGTATTCGCAGACGAAAAGGGGAGGTTTCCCAGAttcgagcatggccaagtCGTCGCTCTCTTGCGAGAAGAAGCCCCTAACGCAGTGGCATACTacctcgagcacctcgtctTCGGCAAAGGCAATACCGCCTACGTCAACGAGCTCATCACGTACTAcctcgacatcgtcatcaccgACTTGCAGTCCTCCGAAGAAACCCGGGAGATGGTCGCCGCCTCTTATGAAGCCTACCGtgccctccacccccctaaaCCAACTTACATCCGCTTCCTATCAGacaacaccccacccaaCAGCGAGGTCTGGCAAAGCCGGTTACGGCTGCTCCAGTTACTATCCGGTGGACACGACTACAAGGCGACAGCCATCCGCGCCAGGATAGACGACTCGCTATCTACCATCCCGCAACCCAACGGTCACGAagactccaacaacaacggggTCAACACACTCCGCCATCAGCTCCTCGTACCAGAATCGATCATCCTCGCCGGCCGCGCAAGGCAACATCGCGATGCCTTGCGGTTGCTAATCCACCGCCTGGGAGACTACGACACTGCAGTTTCGTACTGTATCCGTGGCGGCGCGGCGCTGTCACCTGGTAGTCGGAACAAACGCCGCGATAGCGATAGCTCCCTCCCGCCTACGTACGAGGAGCAGGTACAACTTTTCAAGTCATTGCTCGGCGAGTTTTTGGCGTTGGAGGACCcagaggagagggtggagcgCACGGGGAATTTACTGGAGAGATTCGGGGGCTGGTTTGATattttggaggtgttggaggtgatACCGGATGGTTGGCCTGTGGAGACGATAGCAGAGTTTTTGGTGAGTGGGCtcaggaggttggtggcggagaggtgtgaggggttggttgcgAGGGCGCTGAGCGGGACGGAGAActtgagggttgggtttgagtttgtggagagggtgcgggaaaagggggctgtAGTTGAGTATCCtgagggaggaaggggaggggggaatggaggtgaggaggagggggaggagatgattcatgggggggatgtgctgggaggggagagtTGGGGGGAGTATGTACAggctggggggaggttgggggggtag